CTCCTCTAGTTAAGGTAAAAAAATTATTGCTTTTCTAACCAAAGTTTAGTTTCTTTTAATCTATAAGAATTACCATTCATATTTACAATATATGATTTATGTGTAAGTCTATCTATTATTGCAGCTGTCATTACTGGATCTTTAAATATTTCATCCCACCTTTCAAATGATAAATTTGTAGTTATTATTGTAGATTTTCTTCCTGCTCTTAAGGAAAGATAGGTGAATAAGAGCTCAGAGGCTTCTTTATCAAAAGAAATATATCCAAGTTCATCTGCTATTATCAAATCATATTTCTCAAATTTCTT
The window above is part of the Clostridiisalibacter paucivorans DSM 22131 genome. Proteins encoded here:
- a CDS encoding ATP-binding protein, whose protein sequence is KKFEKYDLIIADELGYISFDKEASELLFTYLSLRAGRKSTIITTNLSFERWDEIFKDPVMTAAIIDRLTHKSYIVNMNGNSYRLKETKLWLEKQ